The DNA region aaaccaaaaccaaaaccaaaaccaaaaccaaaaccaaaccaaaaccaaaaccaaaaccaaaaaaaccaaaaccaaaaccaaaaccaaaaaaaaaaccaaaaccaaaaccaaaaccaaaaccaaaaccaaaaccaaaaccaaaaccaaaaccaaaaccaaaaaaaccaaaccaaaccaaaaccaaaaccaaaaccaaaaccaaaaccaaaaccaaaccaaaaccaaaaccaaaaccaaaaccaaaccaaaaccaaaaccaaaaccaaaaccaaaaaaaaaaaccaaaaccaaaaccaaaaccaaaaccaaaaccaaaaccaaaaccaaaaccaaaaccaaaaccaaaaccaaaaccaaaaccaaaaccaaaaccaaaaccaaaaccaaaaccaaaaccaaaaccaaaaccaaaaccaaaaccaaaaccaaaaccaaaaccaaaaccaaaaccaaaaccaaaaccaaaccaaaaccaaaaccaaaaccaaaaccaaaccaaaaaaccaaaccaaaaccaaaaccaaaaccaaaaccaaaaccaaaaccaaaaccaaaaccaaaaccaaaaccaaaaccaaaaccaaaaccaaaaccaaaaccaaaaccaaaaccaaaaccaaaaccaaaaccaaaaccaaaaccaaaaccaaaaccaaaaaaaaccaaaaccaaaaccaaaaccaaaaccaaaccaaaaccaaaaaaaaccaaaaccaaaaccaaaaccaaaaccaaaccaaaaccaaaaccaaaaccaaaaccaaaaccaaaaccaaaccaaaaccaaaaccaaaaccaaaaccaaaaccaaaaccaaaaccaaaaccaaaaccaaaaccaaaaccaaaaccaaaaccaaaaccaaaaccaaaaccaaaaccaaaaccaaaaccaaaaccaaaaccaaaaccaaaaccaaaaccaaaaccaaaaccaaaaccaaaacgcgttaaattcttatataggtatttgttttaaattaaagtaAAGTACATTTTATTCGCATGCAATAGTTGAACGCAAACATCAAAAGCTAACAACTGATTTGGAAGTCGATTATTAAAATTCCTCTGCATCTTCACTATCCACTTTCGGCAGGTCTGCGAAACAAGAAAGCATTACAATTTACATCGCCAAAACACCCCCTTTCTCCCAACTCACCCTCCTCCATCTCGCTGGCCGCCTCCTGATAGTCCATCTCCAGCGCGGCCAAATTTTCCCGCGCCTCCGCAAACATGGCCTCCTCCATGCCCTCGTTCACGAACCAGTGCACAAACGCTCGCTTGGCGTACATCATGTCAAACTTATGGTCCAGCTTACGCCACGCTTCGGCAATGGCCGTGTTGGACGCCAGCATCGACACCCCGCGGTGAATCGGCGCCAAATCCCCGCCCGGCACCATCACCGGACACTTGGGATTGATGCCGACCTTGAACCCCGTCGGGCACCAGTCCACAAACTGCACCGTGCGGCGATTCTTGATGGCCGCAATCGCCGCGTTGACATCCTTTGGCACTATGTCGCCGCGGTACAGCAAACAGCACGCCATGTACTTGCCCGACCGGAGGTCGCACTTGACCATCTGGTTGTCCGGCTCGAACAGCTGCGAGGTCAGGTCGGAGATGGTGAGAGCTGGAAGGGGGAAAgggattgaatttttttttcagcatttagcTTGACTTTGAACTCACTTGCATGGTTTGCCTTCTCGACGGATACCACGGGAGAAAACGACGCCAACGGGAAATGAATTCGCGGATAGGGAACCAGATTTGTCTGGAACTCGTTCATGTCCACGTTCAGCGCTCCGCCAAACCGTAGTGATGCCGTTATACTCGACACGACCTGACTAATCAACCGGTTAAGGTTCGCGTACAACGGCCGATCCACGCGCAGCTTGTTGTGGCAAATGTCGTAAATGGCCTGATTGTCCACCAGAAACGTGCAGTCCGCGTTGTCCATCGAGGCGTGCGTCGTCAGCACCGAGTTGTACGGTTCCACCACGCTGGTGCAAATGTGCGGCGACGGATAAATAGCCACCTCCAGCTTACTCTTCTTCCCGAAACTGTCCGCCAGCTTCTGGGCCAACAGAGACGAAAACCCGGACCCAGTTCCACCTCCGAACGAGTGGAACGTGAAGAACCCCTGCAAACTATTAGACTCTTCCGCCGTCCTCCGAATCACGTCCATCGTGCCCTCGATCAGCTGCTTCCCGATGTGAAAGTGACCCCGCGCAAAGTTATTCGCCGAATCTTCCTGCCCCGTAATCAAACAATCCGGATGGAACAACTCCCGATAGGGTCCCGTTCGCACCTGGTCCACCACGGTCGGCTCGGTGTCCACCAGGATCGCCCGTGGAACGTACCGGTCCGACTCCGACCGCTTGAAGAACGTTCCACAGAAGCTGTTCCCGTCGGCGGCGGCCACGTTGTCCGGCTCGTTGGCCGACTCGGCCATCTTGCCGTCGCGGTCGATTCCATGCTCCAGGCAGTACAGCTCCCAGGTGGCGTTTCCTAGCTGGATTCCGGCTTGGCCGATGTGGATCGAAATGGTTTCGCGGTTGCAGTAGGAACTCTGGGAGATTTAGTTTTAGAAAGAGATGTTTCCAACCGAACCAAATTCAAAGATTTaccattttcagaaaaaagttttcacGTTTTTTGCACGTTTTTCGAGAAACTTGAAATTTTGAGGGGTTTAAAAACGGTAATTTTGCGTCCGCTTCACTGTACAGATCCAATCAGAATGACATTATTGGAACATTTTGTTTGAATGGATTgctgagattattttttttaaatccacagAGCATGCTGGTATCGACCACGTGTCTGGCTCAGTTTGGAAGAATTAAAAAGAATGTGcgttttcatcacttttgcgaTAATTATTTATGTGGTCTGGTATTAAAGCATACGAACTATCGGAAAATCCACTAAAGTTAGTACTTTGCTCTAACTTTTTACAAAATCCTAACAAGTAGGTGAAAGTGGGGAGACTTAACCCCATGGAACACTTGATCCCTAGTCTGTATGGCCTTGATAAatgtgaaatatttattaaaatctgGCCTCAAATGTAAATATGTATCACTTATCTGCCCCTCATTGACGAAATGGGTATCACAGACAAACAAACGTAAATCTCTTTTAAATCCATCAATCACGAGTCCCAAAAAAGACGATTTGACGGAAACCTTCACCCGGATTTCGACTAGGTTTTTGCCCCAGGAACATTGTTTttatacaacgaaaaaaaaacgcaaaaatcgtttagaactcgtgattacccaagtaaccacaagcactaaatcGGAACTGTTTATCAACACTAAATCAACATTTCCGTGTTTTGATCCCCTATAATACAAATTATAATGTTACTTTAGAGTACTAACTCTATATAAGCTGTGGTAAAAGCTTCAAAGCTTTGACATTTCGTGTTACTCTAAAATCACTTTATATCAACTTTTCCAGTGCTTCGTAACATTGTAAACAAAAGCGACATTAAATATTCGAAGTGTTGGTCTCGGGTTAGATTTATCGCTGAAAACTTTGATTATGATTGGTAAGTTGGAGAAATTGTAGTGGTATTTACTTTTCGCTGAAACGTTATTGTTCATTTTCAGAAAACTTCTAGAATCCCGGTCTTTACAATCGTTCTCCTGAGTGAAAGTACGAGATGGACCTATGGAGGATTCCGTGGACCATTCCGTGCAATGAATTACCGGCGGCGTCTCTGAATCTACAAAATAGTGATTtgtgataaatttgaaatgtcgtcgcttctgtgctatcttgtgacaaacgccattttggtcgaaaatgagttaatgatggcgTTTCATTAAACTTAACAAACGCTACAAGATGCCATCacccaatttttgaaattcatttcCGTTTCCGGGATATCGttgggcacacttgtgacatagaccagtttctcaacaaattttctgtgctatcttgtgacacgtgcagAGGCAAAAGCAAGCTATAAAACTGTATGGTACCAACAGATGTCACTACACATTTATGTCTAATTTTATAACACCACGTATCACAAGAGAgcacaacatttttgaattgaaaatgtactacgtgtcacaagtgtgttctTACGAATTAATTAAAGGGCTATTTGAatgttgatggagttttgtatggcggttgtcacaagtgtgccaccaatattttgatggagttttgtatggcggttgtcacaagtgtgccaccaatattttgatggcgatttgtatggcggttgtcacaagtgtgccaccaatattttgatggagttttgtatggcggttgtcacaagtgtgccaccaatattttgatggagttttgtatggcggttgtcacaagtgtgccaccaatattttgatggagttttgtatggcggttgtcacaagtgtgccaccaatattttgatggtgatttgtatggcggttgtcacaagtgtgccaccaatattttgatggagttttgtatggcggttgtcacaagtgtgccaccaatattttgatggcgatttgtatggcggttgtcacaagtgtgccaccaatattttgatggagttttgtatggcggttgtcacaagtgtg from Culex quinquefasciatus strain JHB chromosome 3, VPISU_Cqui_1.0_pri_paternal, whole genome shotgun sequence includes:
- the LOC6032552 gene encoding tubulin alpha-8 chain; this translates as MSSYCNRETISIHIGQAGIQLGNATWELYCLEHGIDRDGKMAESANEPDNVAAADGNSFCGTFFKRSESDRYVPRAILVDTEPTVVDQVRTGPYRELFHPDCLITGQEDSANNFARGHFHIGKQLIEGTMDVIRRTAEESNSLQGFFTFHSFGGGTGSGFSSLLAQKLADSFGKKSKLEVAIYPSPHICTSVVEPYNSVLTTHASMDNADCTFLVDNQAIYDICHNKLRVDRPLYANLNRLISQVVSSITASLRFGGALNVDMNEFQTNLVPYPRIHFPLASFSPVVSVEKANHATLTISDLTSQLFEPDNQMVKCDLRSGKYMACCLLYRGDIVPKDVNAAIAAIKNRRTVQFVDWCPTGFKVGINPKCPVMVPGGDLAPIHRGVSMLASNTAIAEAWRKLDHKFDMMYAKRAFVHWFVNEGMEEAMFAEARENLAALEMDYQEAASEMEEDLPKVDSEDAEEF